The sequence below is a genomic window from Leucoraja erinacea ecotype New England chromosome 10, Leri_hhj_1, whole genome shotgun sequence.
agaggggaaggggaagagagaggaggggattagaagagagggagagaagaggggaggtgaTAAGGGGAAGGATAGAaggtggtgggaggaggggatgaATGGTTTTGGCGAGCGGCGGAACCAATGTCCGGGGGAACCGGGACGCTCCGGGGCGGGGGGCGTACACGGACACGGACGctgatggcggcggcggcgggagcGTGGAGTCCCTTTGGGCCTCGGGACCACCCGGCGGTAGGGGCcgcccccacaacacacacacacagccacccaCCCCGGCCCCGGAGGCGCGccgctcccttcccccccccctccctccatcgctCCATCCCCGGGCCTCAGCACCGGCCGGCGGCGTCTctcctcaatcccccccccccccacactatcctcaatcccccccccacactatcctcaaccccccccccacactatcctcaatccccccccccccacactatcctcaatcggctcccacccccccccccacactatcctcaatccccccccacacactaatcctcaatcccccccccacaactatcctcaatccccccccacacactatccctcaacccccccccccacactatcctcaaccccccccccacactatcctcaacccccccccccccacactatcctcaaccccccccccacactatcctcaatccccccccacacgatcctcacccccccccacactatcctcaacccccccccacactatcctcaaccccccccccccacactatcctcacccccccccccacactatcctcaaccccccccccccacactatcctcaaccccccccaACTACTCCTCCGGACCCTCCGCCACActatcctccacccccccccccacactatcctcaaccccccccccccccacactatcctcaacccaccccccccccacacactatcctcaaccccccccacaccgctatcctcaacccccccccccccacactagcctcaacccccccgccccacactatcctcatcccccccacactacctcaaaccccccccacactatcctcacaccccccccacaacacactatcctcaatccccccccacacttatcctcatcccccccccacccccactatcctcaaccccccccacactatcctcacccccccccacactatcctcaaaccccccccacactaatcctcaaccccccccccacactatcctcctctctcccccccccacactatcctcaaccgcgccccccccccacactatcctcaacctccccccacactatcctcaatcccccccacactatcctcactcctccccccccccacactatcatccatcccccccccacactatcgtcaacccccccccccccccacacggcatcatcatcccccccccaccctatcctcaatcccccccccaccctatcctcacccccccccccccccacactatcctcctcaacccccccccacactatcctcaacccccccccccacactcctccctctcccacctgtccccccccacactacctcaatccccccccccccactatcctcaacccacccccccacactatcctcaacccccccccccccactatcctcaaccccccccccccaccactatcctcaacccccccccacactatcctcaaccccccccccccccacactatcctccaaccgcccccccacactatcctcaacccccccccacactatcctccacccccccccacacactatcctcatcaatccccccccccacacactatcctcatatccccccccacactatcctcaccccccccccacactatcctcaacccccccccccacactatcctcaaccccccccccccccccaccctatcctcccaaacaccccccccacactatcccaaccccccccacactatcctcaacttcgacccccccccccacctatcctcctccccccccacactatcctcaatcccccccccacactatcctcaacccccccaccacgatcctcaatcccccccacaactatcctcaacccccccccacgtactatcctcaacccccccccacactatcctcaacccccccccaccacctcccaatatcccaacccccccccacaacactatcctcaacccccctcccacactatcctcaatctcccccccccacactatcctcaaacccccccccacactatcctcacccccccccccacactcatcctcaaccccccccacacacgatttccccctcccccccccccccacactatcctcaaccccccccccacactatcctcaatccccccccccacacgaccTCAAATCTCCcatcctatcaacccccccccccacactatcctcacccccccccccacactactccgcaccacccccccccccccacactatcctcaaccccccccccaccctatctATAATCCTCAATTACCCCCCCACTTCCCCTATCCCAATCCCCCCCCACTCATctacctcatcccccccccccacactatcctcaccaccccacacccccccccgcaaCACCGTCCCACCCTATCCCCATCCCGCCCCCAACCTACGATCCtcacgtccccccccccacactatcctcaacccccggcccccccccccaccacgctctcctcacccccccccccacactatcctcaccccccccccccacactatcctcaatcccccccccccacactatcctcaatcccccccccccacactatcctcacccccccccacactatcctccaatcccccccccacactatcctcatcccatccccccccccacctatcctcaacccccccccccccacctatcctcatccccccccccacgacactatccctcaaccccccccccccccccccactatcctcaacccccccccccacactatcctgcatcctcaacccccccccccacactatcctcaacccccccccccccccagtcgactatcctcaccccccccccccacactatcctcaaccccccccacactatcctcaaccccccccccacactatcctctcaatccccccccccccacactatcctcccaccccccccccacactatcctcaatccccccccacacactatctcacccccccccccacactatcctcaaccccaccgacccccccccaccccccactacctcaatcccccccccccacactatcctcaacccccccccccccactatcctcatcccccccccatcccccccccacgtATCCTTCCCgatctaaacccccccccccccacactatcctcaaccccccccccacactacaatccgtcaaccccccccccacactatccctcaccccccccccacactatcctcaccctcccccccccccccaacactatcctcaatcccccaccccacactatcctcaatgcccccccccccacactatcctcaatccctcccccccacactatcctcaactcccccccccccacactatcccaaccccccccacacacactatcctcaacccccccccccacccaaccttcctcaccaccccccccacactatcctcaaccccccccacactatcctcaaccccccccccacactatcctcaaccccccccccacactatcctcatcccccccccacactatcctccaatccccccccccactatcactccctcaacccccccaccccacactatcctcaaccccccccacactatcctcaatCCCCCCCCAACACTAGCCCCTCAAAGCCCCCCCCCCTACCCGCCACACTAtcctcaatcccccccccacactatcctcagtccccccccccacactatcctccacccccccccatccgctATCCTCAACCCCCGCCCCACACATATcctcaaatccccccccccactatcctcaatccccccccccccaccactatcctcattcccccccccccacactatcctcagctcccccccccacactatcctcaatccccccccccacactatcctcaatcccccccccccacacactatcctcaaatccccccccccacactatccgcatccccccccccccacactatccctcaccccccccccacacactatctctcaaccaccccccacacactatcctcaaccccccccacactatcctcacccccccccccccacactatcctcaacccccccccccccacacactatcctcaaccccccccacatcactagcctcaaccccccccccacacactatcctcacccccccccccacacactacctcaaccccccccccacactatcctcaacccccccccccacacactatatcctcaagccaccccccccccacacctatcctcaccccccccacacacatcctcaaccccccccacactatcctcaaccccccccacactatcctcaaccccccccccacacactaatcctcaacccccccccccacacactatcctcaaccccccccacactatcctcaacccccccccccacacaactatcctcaaccccccccccacacactatcctcaacccccccacacactatcctcaaccccccccacacccactatCCTCAacacccccccacactatcctcaacccccccccccacactatcctcaaccccccccacactatcctcaaccccccccccacacactatcctcaacccccccccccccacactatcctcaaccccccccccccccacactatcctcataccccccccccactatcctcaatcccccccacactatcctcaacccccccccccccacactatcctcaaccccccccccacactatcctcaacccccccacactatcctcaacccccccccccacactatcctcaccccccccccccccccacactatcctcaacccccccacactatcctcaacaccccccacactatcctcaacccccccccccactatcctcaAACCCCCCAACACTATCCTCAACCCCCCCACACtatccctcacccccccacacatatcctcaacccccccccccccccactatcctcaacccccccacactatcctcaaccccccccccactatcctcacccccccacactaacatcctcaacccccccaccacactatcCTCAACCCCCCTCACACTAGGTcctaacccaacccccccccacactatcctcacagaaaacccccccccccacactatcctcaacccccccccacacaacctatcctcaatcccccccacactatcccaaccccccccccactatcctcacccccccccccacactatcccccaacccccccccccNNNNNNNNNNNNNNNNNNNNNNNNNNNNNNNNNNNNNNNNNNNNNNNNNNNNNNNNNNNNNNNNNNNNNNNNNNNNNNNNNNNNNNNNNNNNNNNNNNNNActatcctctcccctccatccactATCCTCTTCCCTCCATCCACTTACCTGTCCCCACACATCACCCGCATTCCTCCAATACCACCTCACCGCAAGAgggcctctatctctctctcccatcaacctcatcccctccctccctggtGTCACCTCTCCCTGGATCATCAATCACCCTTAACATGAACTCCTGACCTGTAAATCATCACTCCTCATTCCCCCACATCAACCCGCTTCTCTCATCGTCATTCTCCTGTACAtgactccagcacattgcgtgattgtcattctctccccctcccccaccacacacacacactctccctggCACAACTTCCACAAGATGCCCTCTCCAGGAAGGGTATAAATTATCACACATCAGCCCCCTCCCATTAGTTATCATCCCCTGTCCCCTTAATGCCACATCGAACCAACGTCACACCATGTTCTTCCTCCCCAAacacgtgtataaaatcatgagaggaatactagATCAGAAATACTAAATGCATAGAacctcgtgcccagagtaggtgaatcgagggccagaggaggtagttgaggcagggactatcccagtgtTTAAGGAACAGGTAGACaactgcatggataggacaggtttggagggatatggaccaaatgcggtgggactagtgtgcatggggcatgttggccgttgtgggcaaattgagctaaaggacctgtttccacgctgtatctgactCAATGACCTGCCTCCAGCATCAATTCCTCCTCTGACTTACCGCCCCAAGTATCTCCTGCAAATACTCTCGCCTTTATCCCcaacatctacccccccccctccacgagTTGTCATGCACTTTCCCCTACAATCATCTCCTCCCACACCTACTTAAACCCTATCATCCCTCAGGCCACACCTGTCCACCCACCCTGTCCCCCTCATCTAGTTTTGACGTTGCTATTCAATATTTTTGCATTCCATTTTGGACAACTGCTAAGCTCTGGTTGGTGGGGAGTGCGGAAAACCTTGGGGTCCACAGTATCCAGCAACCTTTGGGTCAATAAATCCTGGTCTTGTGGAGACCTGCGTCAAGCTTGGAACAAACACAGTGCTGGTGTCCGTTGCAGCCATCACTTTCCtccattttagaaggatgagggggagatcttatagaaacatataaaattataaaaggactggacaagctaattgcagggaaaatgttcccaatgttgggcgagtccagaaccaggggccacagtcttagaataaagggaaggccattcaagactgaggtgagaaaaaactttttcactcagagagttgtgaatttgtggaactccctgccacagtgggtagtgtaggccaagtcactggatggatttaagagagagttagatagagctctaggggctagtggagtcaagggatatggagagaaggcaggcacgggttattgataggggacgatcagccatgatcacattgaatcacccggcgtggctttaatggccgcgggacaatcgccatcgccagccgggggctttgactttgactctgacatggggggggggacagtgcagtggagagataagtttttttggccttccatcacagcgatgggatggatgtttatgtaaaatgtaaattacgttgtgtcttgggtctatttgtttgtaatgtatggctgcagaaacggcatttcgtttggacctcaaggggtccaaatgacaattaaattgaattgaattgaattgaattgaattgaattgaatggtggtgctggctcgaagggccgaatgacctcctcctgcacctattatctatgtttttatgtttctatgctggtctTCATAGGGAAGATTGGAATTCACATTTTCTCTTCGGGAAACATTAATTTtttgggggcacagtggtgcagctgtagagttgctgcctcacagcgccagagacccgggtttgatcctgactacatgtgctgtctgtacggagtttgtaaattctccatgggttttccccagttgcTCTAAttatttcccacactccaaagatgtttagATTGGTGGACGAAttgggcttcagtaaagattgtaaattgtcacaattatacaggatagtgctagtgtacggggtgatcactggtcggcgtggacttggtgtgccaaagggactgtttccgcaccgtagctctaagctaaactaaacatcaacCAGGTctggagtcacaaggaactgcaaatgctagaatcttgagcaaaacaaagtgctggagtaacacagcgtatGGTTGGTATAAAATGCTCTTGTGCTCTTTCTCTTCATTGCTTCCCCCACAATTAGCATAAGTATTCcaaatctggaatttagaaggggaaAATTGAAGTATATTTTTATGTTCGTAATAATGTCTGTTTGTTTTtgatttcacttttaatttcaaaatcgTCCTTAAAAGGCACAATAAAAATTAAAGTTGCTGTGGTTTTATTCCTCAAACGATATAGGCGGGCCAAAATATTGTTCCATTGTTAATTCAAATCCAAGCCAAATTTTATGAGTTTGGGCCTGTGGCTAATGAGAGAACACACTTCCGTTACATTGGGCAGACTCGAAGAGATTTCTGTGTTGTTGTAATCTCATGCTAGTACCTAATGGGATGACCAGCAAGATGACCAGGTTAGAAGATTGTTAGTGTTGGATAGGTCGATGCCGTATCTCGAAACCTCATGTCATTGTGAGGGATGTGCTGAATGTACCtagtagtggcacagcggtagagttgctgccttacagctccagatacCCGGGCTTAAtcatgactatgagtgctgtctttttgtggtttgtacattctccctgtcaccacatggatttctccgggtgctccgatttcctcccacattgcgactacatgcaggtttgtaggttaattggctggtgtaAATTGTATGTagcatagagctagtgtacgggtgattgctgggccaaaagtcctgtttccactctgtatctctaaactaaaccactgggGACTTTTTCCTGTCAAATTTTGCTTTCCCCGTTGTTTTACAAAAAAGATATTTTAAAGAAATGATACACGCTGaatttaaatgttataatttatAATTCATGGTTTTATTTTCAGTTTGTAGAGATGATGGCGTTAAATATTGGAGATAGCTCACAAGTCTACGCTGCATTTCTGGTTTTCCTGGACCTAGTGGAAGGTAAGAATGCACCCCagtttattttgttgttttataTGTACTTTTTAGGGTAACAAATATTCTGTTGTTATCCACTGCTGGTCTCCAGAAAGGCTCTCTTCATTGATGTAAATAGAGATTAATGTTCAGTGTCACACAAAGAGCACAATGCTGTTCTATTAAAGAGGCATGAGAGGAAAGTCGAGAGTAATGTTACCTGTTAAAGAGGTGAGAAGGATTATGTTAGCAGAAGCTGAGAccaattgtgtgggaaggaactgcagatgctgcagagcgcagaagatcattgggacaccgctaccagcattggagggcatctaccacacacggtgcctcaggaaggccgtcagcatccataaagactcctcacacccttgtaatggactgttcgaactacttccctctggcagacgttacaaggccttctacgcccgaacctccagactcaggaacagcttcattcccagagctatagcggctctgaaccggccctgctgaatgccccccatcccccctggactgtctccctcggatggtcaggttgcacagacacatctgcactttagtctgtttgaacagttttactgttgtaatgttctttttacaaaccatgtttctcggggtatctatatctaaatctattattttattagtttaagttatgacatcggatggaagctgcaaacccaaatctcgttgcacttatgtgcaatgacaataaaatatattattattattattattattaaaccgaagatagacacaaaaactgggacaagcagcatctctggagagaaggaatgtgcgacgttttaggtcgagacccttcttctcgacccgaaacatcattcattccttatctccagagatgatacctgtcccgctcagttactccagcattttgtgtctaacttcagctgAGGCAAGCTGATGGTTAAGTTTAGCGATAtcgtgcggaaacagtccctaaGTCCCTatctggtccatgccgaccatcgatcacccgttcacactagttgtctgttatcccagttttgcatcgtacacaccaggggcaatttacagaagctaattaacctacaaacctgtacgtctttggaatgtgggaggaagccagagcacccggagaaaacccacgtggtcacaggtagaacgtacaaactccagacaggcagcgcccgtagtcaggatggaaggcagcaactctaccgctgcgccactgtgccaccatttgtTGAATAGATTTTTAGATTGAATCAAATCCAGGTGTAAAAAAACAATGACCTCATCCAAGAGAGAGACTAACTCAAATTGTCTGTAACTCTTGCACTCAACACTGCTTCACCTCTGGGCTTCAGAAGTCATAACTTAACTAGATTCTTGTTTCTGTTTTAATAACCGACCATTTAATCTATTTGGTGATTGTAAACTGCTACTGAATGATGCATAATTCTTCGTGTTCTAAAGCCACTTGTCAGTTTTGGGAACTGCATCGATTCAGATACATGTCGTAGAACAcggaatggtacagcacaggaacaggcccttcggcccataatgtccatgccggAAAGATGCCAAGTTAATCGAATCTCCAGTACCCGGACGATCTACATCACTCCATTCTCCGCACgtacatgtgcctatctgaaagtcaCTTAAATCTATagctcccataattttatatattcttCCAGGTCTCCTCTGCTCATCCTTTGTCCATGTctgtcaacctttccctgtagctcatacCCACTAATCCAAGCatcttcctgtaaacctcctgtaCACCTTTTCCAAAGCTTCCATGTCTTTCCTGTATTGTGGTGACCAGAACAACACAAACCCCCAATATTCAATTGGACTAACAAATGCCccataaaactgcatcatgacttcctgactcttgtactaacatcggtctgaaaaagggtcctgacccaaaacgccatctatcctgttctccaaagatgctgcctgacttgctgagttactccagcactttgtgacaggGAGTCTCAAAACCTCTCCTGCTTCCcaagcataaggtcataaggacataagtaataggagtagaattaggccattcggcccatcaagtctactccgccattcaatcatggctgatctatctcgcccttctaaccccattctcctgccttctccccataatttctgacacccgcactgtatagaatctatctatctctgccttaaaaatatccattgacttggcctccgcagccttctgtggcaaagaattccacagattcaccatcctctgactaacaaaattcctcgtcatctccttgaggaatgtcctttaattctaaggttatgacctttagtcctagactctcccactagtggaaacatcctcttcacatccactccacaCATGCAGCCTCCACCAGCAAGAAAATAACAGCATCAGCCCCCTGGTGAAATGGCACTTGGTAATGCGTGCTGCTTTCCAGATTTAGATTTGTGTAACATCATTAAAGCTGAATAATGCAGGTAGATTTAATATTTGCAATGTATACAAAAAGACGATTAttgtatttatattatggtaagATTTATAGAATGTTTttaagcaaagcacaaagtgctggagtaactcagccggtcaggcagcatctgtggcggaaaTATGACGGGCAACATTTGGGGTTGGGACATTTCTTTATACCCTCAgcagatggtgcctgacttgctaagtgactccagcacttgtgtttcactcaagattccagcatccgtcgTTTCTCGTTTGTCAGCAAACTaatttttgtgttttattttggaaGCCAGGAATTGGACAGGTATGACGTACAAGGGATCAAAAGAGCTTGAGTTGGTCTATCTCCAAGGCTGCcctggggaagaggaggaggtgaAAGTGGTGGTACCATTGCCTGTTCATACCACCATAAGTCACGAAGGGTAAGTGGTGACCGTGGAGTTAATGAATCTCGTGTAGGTGATGAGGGGAAGTGAGATCCATTTCACGTTGGTTTGCAGTTTGTCATCTATAAGCTCTCCAGTAATTTGCCCTTTCCTATTTCATATGCATACCGAAAtggcctctgtgaaattgccctagtgtgtcgggagtggatgccaAAGTGGTTAACATAGAATTGCATAGAGTTGTGGGAGTATCACGCAAAgcaacctccctgccattgactccatcgacaccatactgaccagttgcatcgtggcttggttcggcaacgtgagcgcccaggagtggaaaagtagtaaacattgcccagtccatcatcggctctgacctccctaccatcgaggtgatctattgcagtcgctacctcaaaaaggctggcagcatcatcacggacccacatcatcctggccacacactcatttccccgctgccttcaggtaggtacaggagcctgaaatctgcaacattcggattcaggaatagctacttccccacagccatcaggctattaaactcaactcaaacaaaactgaacattaatagcccattgcacttcatctgtttatttatgtgtgtatataaatattcATTGGTTTACAGtcacactgatcagttctgttctgtatttattcatgCCTGCTATAATCTGCCTGTTGTGCTGTagcgaagcaagaatttcattgtcctatctgggacacttgacaataaactctcttaaagccatgtcccacggtacgagttcattccaagagctctcccgagtttaccctgattcgaactcggagatttacggtaatggccgctcgtcggtactcggggctcgtggacatttttcaacatgttgaaaaatcttcacgagtcttcccgtgctttcctgccgttagcgagtcttcccgagtacctgccgttagcgttacgagccgctaaatgacgtccccgagctctgacgtacccgctacattcattctccgtggttaccacgagtttgattttttttaaactcaggagagctcttggaatgaactcgtaccgtgggacaggactaTTAAGGTTCAAGattaaggccaccagcataatcaagggccagtctcactccttccttcttccatcaggcatgaagtacagaagtgtgaacatacacacctccagattcaggcacagttctTTCTCGGCtgc
It includes:
- the tsen15 gene encoding tRNA-splicing endonuclease subunit Sen15, whose amino-acid sequence is MAAAAGAWSPFGPRDHPAFVEMMALNIGDSSQVYAAFLVFLDLVEARNWTGMTYKGSKELELVYLQGCPGEEEEVKVVVPLPVHTTISHEGIRRIMECVCNQSKRAFILAIVDSDSTVVYYQLTDGFVVPDPPQVSEDADGKLCKKKRRKFHR